The Lactobacillus acidophilus DNA segment GCTTACGTGAGCCGCTACCTCCTGCTAAACCTAACTTATTATATTCTTCCATGGTTAGATCACTTTTTTGAGGATCAACTTCATGTAAATCTTTCAAAGCTCTTTCAATAGCTTCTTTTGAAGCATGTTCTACACCTAAGCTACCTTTTTTATGAGGTTCGCCTTCTTTACGTGTAATAAAAGCCTGTTTAGCACTAGGAACAGCATTAGTCACAATCCGGCGAATTCTTTCACCGTTAAAATCTGGATCAGTGAAGACAATAATTTGTCTTGTCTTGCTTAATTTCTTCAATTGATTTAAAACAGCATCAGAAACAGCAGATCCATTAGTTTCTACGGTTTCAATACCTGGGAAAAATTGTTTTAAGCGAATAGTATCGTCTTTTCCCTCAACGACGATTACCGCATCAAAATTCTTTCTATTTAAGACCATAAACTCTCACTGCATTTTTATAAGTAACATCAGCTACTTCCTTAAGCGGAATATCTCTTAGTTTAGCAATTGCTTCAGCAACATAACGCACATATCCAGTTTCATTTTGTTTACCTCGATAGGGCTTAGGTGTTAAATATGGCGCATCAGTTTCAATCAAAAGGCGATCAAGTGGAACAACTTTGGCACTCTCATGTACTTCTGTTGCTTTGGTAAAAGAGACAACACCAGAATATGAGAAATAGATATTTAAGTCTAAAAACTTATTCAACCAATCTACGCCACCATTAAAGTTATGTAAAACGGCTCCATATTCAAGATTGCTATTTTTTAAAATATCGTAGCAGTCTTCAAACGCATCCCTACTATGAATATTAACTGGCATCTTCAAATCATGAGCAACTTCAATCTGTCTTTTAAAAACTTCACGCTGCTTATCACGTGGAGATTCATCCCAGTAATAATCCAAGCCAATTTCACCAAGTGCAACTACCTTAGGCATTTTTAATTGCTTGATTAATTCATCTTCTGCTTTTTGATCATAATCTTTAGCAATATCAGGACAGTATCCTACCATTGCATAAACATTATCAAATTTTTGGGCTAATTCTACAGCTCGCTTATTAAATTCAGGATCTTGACCAACACAAATTACCTTTGTAACGCCCAAGCCTTTAGCACGATCAAGATAATACTGTTCTTTTCCACGAAAAGGCTCATCGTTTAAATGGGTATGGTTATCAATAAGCTCCATTAACCTAATTCAGCTCCATTTGCATGTTCATCTTCAACTAAAGCTAACTTAATCTCGCCATCTTTTTCACTAGATAAAAGCATGCCTTCACTTAAATGACCTAGCATCTTACGTGGCTTCAAGTTAGTAACAGCTAATACCTTTTTATCTAAAAGTTCACTAGCATCTGGATAAAACTTACGGATACCACTTAAAATTTGACGTTCTTTACCATCACCAAAGTCGAGCTTAAACATCAAAAGCTTACTTGATCCCTTAACGGGTTCTACTGATAAAATTTGGCCTACTTGAATCTTTACCTTATCAAAGTCATCAATAGTAATTTCGTCGGTCTTCTTTTGTTCACTTCTAGTGGTCTTCTTTGGCTTAGCTTTAGCCATTTCATCTTTGATGTACTTAATTTCTTCTTCAGCTTTAAGACGTGGGAAGATTGGAGTTGGCTTTTCAACCACCTTAGTATTCCAGCCAAAGTCATTAAATGCTAATTTTCTTTCATCTTCATCATTCCAGTTCAAGCCAAGTTGCTCAAACATCTTAGGTGCTGTTTCAGTCATAACTGGTTCAATCATAACTGCAATCAAGCGAAGACTTTCTGCCAAATTAGACATTACATGTGAAAGTTCTTCAATCTTGCCTTCCTTATTAAGTACCCAAGGAGTAGTTTCATCGATGTATTTATTAGCACGTGCAACAAGTTTCCAGATGCTATCTAATGCTTGTGAGAAGTGGAGTGAGTCCATGTATTCTCTATAGTCAGCAATTACACTAGCAGCAGTATCTTGCAATTCTTTGCCGAATTTATCTTGTGCTACTGGAACTGGGGCTACTTGACCGTTTTGATATTGATTAATCATTGATACAGTACGGTTTAATAAGTTCCCTAAGTCATTTGCTAGATCATAGTTAATTCTTTCAACAAAGTCTTCTGGAGTAAAGATACCATCTGCACCAAATGGAAGTGCACGCATTAAATAGTAACGAAGTGGGTCAACGCCGTAACGACTAGTAAGTGACTCTGGGTAAACTGCGTTGCCTTTAGATTTAGACATCTTACCATTCTTCATCAATACCCAACCGTGACCAATAATATGCTTTGGAAGTGGCAAATCAAGAGCCATCAGCATGATTGGCCAATAAATAGTGTGGAAGCGGACAATTTCCTTACCTACTAAGTGAACATCTGCAGGCCAGTATTTCTTAAATAAAGCATCATTATCTGAGCCATAGCCTAATGCAGTAATATAGTTTGAAAGAGCATCAATCCATACATAAACTACATGTTTTGGATCACTTGGAACAGGAATACCCCAGTTAACCGTAGTACGAGTTACTGAAAGATCTTCCAGTCCTGGCTTAATGAAGTTATTAAGCATTTCTTTTTCACGTGAGTGAGGCAAAATGAAATCAGGATGTTCCTTGTAGTATTCAACCAATCTATCAGCATATTTACTCATCTTGAAAAAGTATGATGGTTCTTTAACTAAACGAACTTCGTGACCACTAGGAGCTTTACCACCGATAACATTGCCATTATCGTCTTTATATACTTCAGCAAGTTGTGATTCAGTAAAGTATTCTTCATCTTCAACTGAGTACCAACCGGTGTATTCACCTAAGTAGATGTCGCCTTTCTTTAAAAGCTTTTCAAAAATCTTTTGAACAGCCTTAACGTGTTCTTCATCAGTAGTTCTAATAAACTTGTCATAAGAAATATTCAAGCTCTTCCACAATTTCTTGTAAGAATCTGCCATCTTATCTACAAATTCCTTAGGTTTAATTCCTTGAGCTTCAGCCTTTTGTTCAATTTTTAAACCGTGTTCATCGGTACCAGTTAAGAAAAATGTATCAAAACCTTGGCTACGTTTGTAACGAGCCATAGTATCAGCTGCAATTGTGGTATAAGCGTTACCGATAGTCAATCTACCAGATGGATAGTAAATTGGAGTTGTAATATAAAAAGTATCTTTATCAGCCATTAATTTCATGCTCCTTTATTGTCTAAAATATCTATTCTATCTTACCACGAAAACAATATTAAAAAGAGATTGGCAAATAATCCAATCCCTTTTTTTCTAAAATTTTCCGTTTTTCAAATAAATCTTTTTTACGATTGTCGTCAATAAAACATAAATTACTTCAATAATGAAAATAACTAACAAAAAATCAAATGGTAAATCTGTCATTCCCAAGCTGGCTGCAATGCTTGATGAAGGAAGAGCTGTCCCCCAAATAGCTATACCAAATGTAACTAAAAATACAATCGGTGTAGCATGTTGGCCAAAGAATGGGAATCGCTCATCACGTAAAGTATGAATTACCATTTCTCTAGTCCACAGTGATTCAATAAACATTCCTGAATAAAACAGTGAAATAAAGACCCAATGATGATAATTCGGTCCTACCAATCGTGGACAAATCACATAGAACATTAGAGCCATCATAATGAAATCAACAATTGCAGGAATAGGACCAAACGAAAACATAAATTTAGGCCATTTTCTAATTGACCATTGCTGTGGCTTTTTCACATAACTTCTTGAAACACTGTCAAATGGAATAACTAGACAGCTGATACTATAAAGTAAATCTAAAATTAATAATTGTAATGGAAGAAGTGGCAAAAATGGCAAAATAATTGATGCTACAACCATTGTGATAACACTGCCAAAATTGGTTACCAAAAAAGTCTTGATATACTTCATCGTATTTGAAAAGACCTTACGTCCAGTAATAATCATTTCTTCCAATAGTTGCAAATCTTTTTGTTCAAGGATTATATCTGCCGATTCCTTGGTAATATCAACTGCATTATTTGAAGTAACAGTGACATCAGCCACTTTCATTGCCAAAGTATCTTTATTGCCATCACCCATGTAACCAACAATATGACCATTTTTTTGCAAAGCATTGATAATTTTCGTTCTTAATTCTGGGGTTAGATGAACAAAAATATCACACTTTTCAACAATCTTAGCCATTTCTTCTGATGTGGCCGCCTCAATTTGTTCACCATCATAGACGGTATCCACATTTAGTCCTACTTGAAGAGCAATTGCTCGAGTAACGGCTTCATTATCACCTGTAAAAATTTTGACATTAACGTTATCATCTTTCAGGCTTTGTAAGGCTTCTTTAGTACTTTCTTTAGGTGGATCAAGATATGCCAAATAACCAATAATAGTTAAATCATTTTCATCTTTCGCAGAAAACTCACCCACAGGCGCTGGATTAACTTTATAGCCAATAAGCAAGACCCTTAAACCATCATCATTTAATTCATTAATTTGATTTAAAATCTTTTCACGCCAAGCCGAGGTTAATTTTTCAATTCGACCATCTACCTCAACCTTACTTGAAATATTAAGCATCCCTTCTGCAGCGCCTTTAGTCACCAAAATATGTTGACCATGATGATCGTCATTATCAACGACTACAACACTCATTCTTTTTCTAATGTAATCAAAAGGAATTTCATCAATCTTGTTATAGTCACGTTGAATTTCATTAACGTTTAATTCATCTCCAGCTGCATCAATAACAGCTTTATCAATCAAATCTTCCATACCCGTTTGATAATATGCATTCAAATATGAAAATTTCAGAATACGCGGCTTTTCTTGCATATTCAAGTCATAGTGACGCTCTAAAACCACTTTATTCTGCGTTAAAGTTCCAGTTTTGTCGATACAAAAAACATCTGTCGAGCCAATATTCTGAATTGCATTCATCTGTTTGACAACGGCACCTTGTTTAGCCATCTCTATTGCACCTTTAGTTAAGTTACTATTCACAATGATTGGCAAAACTTCTGGTGTTAAGCCGACTGCTGCTGCTAAAGCAAAAATCAAACTTTCGCCCCAGTTTCCTTTAGTCACTCCGTTAATCAAAAATAAAACGGGTACTAAAATTGCGGCTGCCACAATTAAGATCTTAGCTAATTGTTTAATTTCACGATCAAATAATGTTACTTTAACTTTCTTACGGAAAATATGTTGTACCTTTTTACCGAAGACTGTGTTATTTCCTACGGCAAAGACAATTGCACTACCTGAACCTGATACTACCGTCATTCCCTCATAAAGAATATTAGGATAATTCAAATAATCCGCCAACATACTCGGCTTAAGCGAAACATTAGCCACCTTTTCTACTGGTTCAGAATCACCATCTAAATAACTTGATGAACAAAACAAGTCCTTACTTGTAAGAAGCTTCATATCTGCAGGAATCATGTCACCAGCAGATAAATTAATCACGTCTCCCACAACCACTTCATCTGTTGGTAATTCTACATTTTTACCATCACGTCGAATATTGGTTGTAACAGAAACCATCTCCAGTATCTTTTCCGTTACTTTAGCAATTCTAATTTTCTGTGCAAAATTGACACCTACAGAAATGATCAACATAATGACCATTACCAAAATAGTATCGATATCATTATTGCCTTGCGGCACCAAAATATAGCTAGTAAAAATCGTTAATAAGGTTAAAACAAGTAACACCACAGTAAATGGCGTCGCAATAGATTCCCACAATAAACGCCACTTTGAAGCATTAGTATTTGTTCTAATCTCATTTTTGCCGTATTCTCTTCTGTTTTCTTCAGCTTTCTTTGTTGAAAGCCCTTCGGCACTCGCTTGTAATCTAGCCAGCGTCTCACTTCGCGATTCACGAGCAATACGCTGAATTCTTTGAATGTCAACATTTGATCGTTTTTTAGCTGGTTTTAACATTCCTAACTCCCTTCATCATTGACAAGCAAACAAAAAAGCCCCCTGCAAATTCTGCAGGTGACTTTCGCGCCAAATAAAGCTTCCGTTATACTCGTCGTTCAGTTTTAACACTACGTGACGTAAGCACATGCTAGCTATCTGGATCTCGCCTTAAGTCGACGACACCTATTTAACCCGTTGGCATCTCTGGATGTTTCTGGGCGATAGCGTGTGTTCATGTAGGAGTCTCACCTAACAGTTTTTATATCTACAAAAAGTGTAAGGACTTATCCAAAATAAGTCAAGTTGACTAATTGTGTGGTTCGGAATTTCGATGACCAAATTTTTTTAATACATAAACAATTCCCATGATCAAAAATGCAAGTGCTAAAGCAATAGGTAGCGCTACACTATGTGGATGAGATATCTTATTTTGTTCACTACTAGTTAAATCATATTTATCTAAAGCATATTGATACTGCTGATCAACTTTAGTCGCACAGGCTCTAAAAACAAAACGTAGTCCCTGGTTGAATTTAGCATTATTTTGACTACGTAATTGATCAACTTCAGCCCGTAAAATATTAGCTCTAGCATCAGCAGTAAAAGCACCATGTAAATCTTTAGTTGAAAAGATTTGAACATTTCTTTTGCTTCCCTTTTGCCCTACCACAATAAAAACGGTGCGCTTAGAATGATCTAATGTCTTAGGAGTTAACTTATTTAATTTTTTAACCGTAATTACCACAATTTGTGGCTGTTCTTTAGTTTGAAGATAGCGATTATTTTTTTCATTAATTAGAGTCTTCGTCTCTTTATTTAAAATATGTGCATTATCTTCAATATTTGATTGTACAAATCCTGTAGTCGTTAAAAATACAGCTAGTAAACCAATTAACCAAATAAAATTAATTCTCGTCTTCTTCAAGTTTATGGGCCAAGCCTTCCACGTATTTTCGATCGATCTTAATTTGTTCATATGGTACCCCGCAATCATGAAGCAGTTTCATTGCTAATGGATTATCGCGATAGTCAAAATAATAGTTTATCTTTTTAATACCTGCTTGAAGTAAAGATTTACAGCAATTATAGCAAGGAAAATGCGTTACATAAATTTCAGTACCATCTGTTGAAACACCAAATTTTGCACATTGAATAATTGCATTCATCTCTGAATGAATAGTTCTAACGCAGTGCCCATCAACCATCTGATGGCCTACTTCATCACAGTGAGGTTGACCTGAAACAGAGCCATTATAACCTGTCCCAATGATGCGATTATCCTTAACTAAAACGCTACCTACTAACGCCCGATTACAAGTTGACCGTTGGGCAATAACCAGTGCCTGCATCATAAAATATTGTTTCCAAGGGATTCGATCGTGCATGATTTACCTCTTATTTTTCAAAATTATCTATTTTTAAAATAGTTTAAACCAATGGCATCACGAACTTCTTCCAAAGTCTCGTTAGCAACTTTGTTAGCTTTCTTTGACCCTTCCAAAAGCATTTCATAAACTGCATCTTCATCTTGTGCAAATTTTTCACGGCGTTCACGAATTGGTGCAAGTTCATTTTCAAGCACTTTGTTTAAGTAACGCTTAATCTTGACGTCACCCAAGCCACCCTTTTGGTATTCTGCTTTAAGTTCTGCTACCTTATCCTTATCTGGATCAAATACATCAAGATAAGTAAATACAGTGTTACCTTCAACTTTACCTGGATCTTCAACATGAATGTGGTTTGGATCAGTGTACATTGACATAACTTTCTTTTGAACAGTCTTAGCATCATCTGCAAGATAAATAGCATTGCCAAGAGACTTAGACATTTTAGCATTACCATCAAGACCTGGAAGACGACCTTGGCCCTTAGGTGGGAAGTACCCCTTTGGTTCAACTAAAATATCAGTATTGTAAACACGGTTAAAAGTTCTTACAATTTCACGTGTTTGTTCAAGCATTGGTTCTTGATCATCACCAACAGGGATCAAAGTCGCCTTAAATGCAGTAATATCTGCAGCTTGAGAAACCGGATAATTTAAAAATCCGACAGGAATAGAATCCTTAAAGTCTTTTTGCTTAATTTCAGTTTTTACAGTAGGGTTTCTTTCAAGACGCGCTACTGATACAAGATCCATGTAATATGAAGTCAATTCAAATAGTGCTGGGATTTGAGATTGAACGTAGATAGTTGACTTAGTAGGATCAATACCTACAGCTAAATAGTCTAA contains these protein-coding regions:
- the rnmV gene encoding ribonuclease M5, producing the protein MVLNRKNFDAVIVVEGKDDTIRLKQFFPGIETVETNGSAVSDAVLNQLKKLSKTRQIIVFTDPDFNGERIRRIVTNAVPSAKQAFITRKEGEPHKKGSLGVEHASKEAIERALKDLHEVDPQKSDLTMEEYNKLGLAGGSGSRKLREQVGIRLSVGYGNSKQFYNRLHTFGISLDELKTAVDELKTAVEEVKNGK
- a CDS encoding TatD family hydrolase codes for the protein MELIDNHTHLNDEPFRGKEQYYLDRAKGLGVTKVICVGQDPEFNKRAVELAQKFDNVYAMVGYCPDIAKDYDQKAEDELIKQLKMPKVVALGEIGLDYYWDESPRDKQREVFKRQIEVAHDLKMPVNIHSRDAFEDCYDILKNSNLEYGAVLHNFNGGVDWLNKFLDLNIYFSYSGVVSFTKATEVHESAKVVPLDRLLIETDAPYLTPKPYRGKQNETGYVRYVAEAIAKLRDIPLKEVADVTYKNAVRVYGLK
- the metG gene encoding methionine--tRNA ligase, yielding MADKDTFYITTPIYYPSGRLTIGNAYTTIAADTMARYKRSQGFDTFFLTGTDEHGLKIEQKAEAQGIKPKEFVDKMADSYKKLWKSLNISYDKFIRTTDEEHVKAVQKIFEKLLKKGDIYLGEYTGWYSVEDEEYFTESQLAEVYKDDNGNVIGGKAPSGHEVRLVKEPSYFFKMSKYADRLVEYYKEHPDFILPHSREKEMLNNFIKPGLEDLSVTRTTVNWGIPVPSDPKHVVYVWIDALSNYITALGYGSDNDALFKKYWPADVHLVGKEIVRFHTIYWPIMLMALDLPLPKHIIGHGWVLMKNGKMSKSKGNAVYPESLTSRYGVDPLRYYLMRALPFGADGIFTPEDFVERINYDLANDLGNLLNRTVSMINQYQNGQVAPVPVAQDKFGKELQDTAASVIADYREYMDSLHFSQALDSIWKLVARANKYIDETTPWVLNKEGKIEELSHVMSNLAESLRLIAVMIEPVMTETAPKMFEQLGLNWNDEDERKLAFNDFGWNTKVVEKPTPIFPRLKAEEEIKYIKDEMAKAKPKKTTRSEQKKTDEITIDDFDKVKIQVGQILSVEPVKGSSKLLMFKLDFGDGKERQILSGIRKFYPDASELLDKKVLAVTNLKPRKMLGHLSEGMLLSSEKDGEIKLALVEDEHANGAELG
- the mgtA gene encoding magnesium-translocating P-type ATPase; the protein is MLKPAKKRSNVDIQRIQRIARESRSETLARLQASAEGLSTKKAEENRREYGKNEIRTNTNASKWRLLWESIATPFTVVLLVLTLLTIFTSYILVPQGNNDIDTILVMVIMLIISVGVNFAQKIRIAKVTEKILEMVSVTTNIRRDGKNVELPTDEVVVGDVINLSAGDMIPADMKLLTSKDLFCSSSYLDGDSEPVEKVANVSLKPSMLADYLNYPNILYEGMTVVSGSGSAIVFAVGNNTVFGKKVQHIFRKKVKVTLFDREIKQLAKILIVAAAILVPVLFLINGVTKGNWGESLIFALAAAVGLTPEVLPIIVNSNLTKGAIEMAKQGAVVKQMNAIQNIGSTDVFCIDKTGTLTQNKVVLERHYDLNMQEKPRILKFSYLNAYYQTGMEDLIDKAVIDAAGDELNVNEIQRDYNKIDEIPFDYIRKRMSVVVVDNDDHHGQHILVTKGAAEGMLNISSKVEVDGRIEKLTSAWREKILNQINELNDDGLRVLLIGYKVNPAPVGEFSAKDENDLTIIGYLAYLDPPKESTKEALQSLKDDNVNVKIFTGDNEAVTRAIALQVGLNVDTVYDGEQIEAATSEEMAKIVEKCDIFVHLTPELRTKIINALQKNGHIVGYMGDGNKDTLAMKVADVTVTSNNAVDITKESADIILEQKDLQLLEEMIITGRKVFSNTMKYIKTFLVTNFGSVITMVVASIILPFLPLLPLQLLILDLLYSISCLVIPFDSVSRSYVKKPQQWSIRKWPKFMFSFGPIPAIVDFIMMALMFYVICPRLVGPNYHHWVFISLFYSGMFIESLWTREMVIHTLRDERFPFFGQHATPIVFLVTFGIAIWGTALPSSSIAASLGMTDLPFDFLLVIFIIEVIYVLLTTIVKKIYLKNGKF
- a CDS encoding TPM domain-containing protein; translated protein: MGLLAVFLTTTGFVQSNIEDNAHILNKETKTLINEKNNRYLQTKEQPQIVVITVKKLNKLTPKTLDHSKRTVFIVVGQKGSKRNVQIFSTKDLHGAFTADARANILRAEVDQLRSQNNAKFNQGLRFVFRACATKVDQQYQYALDKYDLTSSEQNKISHPHSVALPIALALAFLIMGIVYVLKKFGHRNSEPHN
- a CDS encoding ComE operon protein 2, producing the protein MHDRIPWKQYFMMQALVIAQRSTCNRALVGSVLVKDNRIIGTGYNGSVSGQPHCDEVGHQMVDGHCVRTIHSEMNAIIQCAKFGVSTDGTEIYVTHFPCYNCCKSLLQAGIKKINYYFDYRDNPLAMKLLHDCGVPYEQIKIDRKYVEGLAHKLEEDEN
- the trpS gene encoding tryptophan--tRNA ligase; translated protein: MAKEILLTGDRPTGKLHIGHYIGSLKNRVKLQNSGKYDPYIMIADTQALTDNARNPEKIRNSLIQVALDYLAVGIDPTKSTIYVQSQIPALFELTSYYMDLVSVARLERNPTVKTEIKQKDFKDSIPVGFLNYPVSQAADITAFKATLIPVGDDQEPMLEQTREIVRTFNRVYNTDILVEPKGYFPPKGQGRLPGLDGNAKMSKSLGNAIYLADDAKTVQKKVMSMYTDPNHIHVEDPGKVEGNTVFTYLDVFDPDKDKVAELKAEYQKGGLGDVKIKRYLNKVLENELAPIRERREKFAQDEDAVYEMLLEGSKKANKVANETLEEVRDAIGLNYFKNR